One Lycium barbarum isolate Lr01 chromosome 5, ASM1917538v2, whole genome shotgun sequence genomic window carries:
- the LOC132639572 gene encoding uncharacterized protein LOC132639572, translating to MKLLKDYDITILYHIADALSRKAVSMGSLAKLVASDRPLAREVQTLGNSFVCLDISVLDRVLACVEARSFLLEWIRAQQFEDAQLCKICDKVLRGKAMLKGILRIKGRVCVPRVGDLICLILEKAHSFRYSIHSSAMKMYRHLRQHYWWGRMKRDIADFWLSVGIISKSNMSTRDLVGYFRGYPFPS from the coding sequence ATGAAGcttctgaaggactatgacatcactATTCTCTATCATatagctgatgccttgagtcgcaaggcagtgagtatgggtagtttAGCCAAATTGGTTGCTTCTGACCGTCCGTTAGCCAGGGAGGTTCAGACTTTGGGTAACAGTTTTGTGTGCCTTGATATCTCAGTTCTGGATAGAGtcttggcttgtgttgaggcgagatcaTTCCTCTTGGAGTGGATTAGggcccagcagtttgaggatgcccaGTTGTGTAAGATTTGTGATAAGGTTCTGAGAGGTAAGGCCATGCTTAAGGGTATTCTGAGGATCAAGGGACGCgtatgcgttcctcgtgttggtgatttgatttgtTTGATTCTGGAGAAGGCCCATAGTTTCAGATATTCTATTCATTCGAGTGCTATGAAGATGTATCGACATCTGAGGCAGCACTACTGGTGGGgaaggatgaagagagatattgcagatttttggctaagtgtgggaattatcAGCAAGTCaaatatgagcaccagagacctggtGGGGTACTTCAGAGGATACCCATTCCCGAgttga